In the genome of Bacillus thuringiensis, the window TTCATTCATATATTGCTGTCTTAATAACGTAAAAGATTCAACGACCATTTCTTGCTCTAATGTATAAGATTCATCAATAAGTAAAGAGTCATGTAATGTATTTCCGCCATTAACATACTTTTGGATCCTCTTTAAAAACACACTCCGTTTTCGGTAATCGTAAATGAGGTATACAATAAACACAACTGTTCCTAACAAAAGTCCATATAACCACGTACTCCAATCAATGGATTTCTTTTCTAAAAGACTTTGCAACTGCAAAACGAGCCCAAATAAACAAAGGCTAACAATATAAGAAAGAATTAAAGAAAAGCGGTCCATAAGGTAATTTTTAACCTTCATGCCCTTCGCCCCACTCTGTAAGAAGCGCATAACCATATCCACGTTTCGTTACAATTGCATTTTTAATGCCTAGCTCCTCTAGCTTCTTCCTTACACGTTTTACATTTACGGTTAATGTATTATCATCCACAAATGCTACTTCATCCCATAGGGCTTCTAACAGTTCTTCGCGCGTTACATATTGATTCACCTGTTTCATTAAACACTCTAATAAGTAAAACTCATTTTTTGTCAGTTCAGTTTGTTGTCCCTGCCACTCAACAATATGCTGGGACGGGAATAACAACAGTCCATTTACACCTAAACAATCACTCTCAGCAGCAGAAGCATACTCTCCATAACCACGGCGAAGTGCACTCTTCACCTTTGCCATTACGATATCTAAATGGAATGGCTTCGTAATATAATCATCCCCGCCATTTTCAATCGCCATTACTTGATCCATTTCCCCTGTTCTTGCAGAAACAAAAATAATCGGCGCATTCGATACAGTACGAATTTGACGACACCAATAAAAACCGTCAAAGTACGGTAAATTAATATCAAGTAACACGAGATGAGGATTTACTTTTACAAACTCATCTTTTATATGACGTAAATCACTTGCTCTAAATGATTGATAGCCATACCTTTCTAAATGCTCTTCTAATATTCCCGCGATTTTCTCATCATCTTCTACAATTAATATTTTATACATGTTCGTTTTCTCCCCATAAAAGAATTCTTCTAAAACCACTCCCCTTTTTATTATAAATTGAAAATTTAATTAGTGGGGATTTTTTCCTATATAAATCTGATTTTTACGATATAAAAAAAGACTGCCCTATTTCGGCAGTCTTAGTCGATAAATTCAAATTCATATTCAAGAATTTTTACAATATCTCCGTCTTTTGCACCACGTGCACGAAGCGCTTCATCAATACCCATTCCACGCATTTGGCGAGCGAAACGACGTATAGACTCATCACGTGAGAAGTCTGTCATTTTGAATGTCTTCTCGATATCGTAACCAGAAATAACAAACGTGCCGTCACTTTCACGTGTAATTTCAAATTTAAGACTTTCAGCATCAAATTTATACATTACACTTGCTTCAGACTCTTCGACAACATCGTACATTGGGAATTCTGGTGTTGTTTCTAATAAGTTCGCTACTTCAAATAGTAAATCACGAACACCTTGTTTCGTTACAGCTGAGATTGGGAAGATTTTTACTTCGTCTCCCACTTTCTCTTTAAATGCTTGTAAGTTCTCTTCTGCATCTGGCATATCCATTTTGTTTGCTACAACAACTTGTGGACGCTCTGTTAAACGCATATTGTATTCTTTTAATTCATTATTGATTGTAACATAATCTTCATATGGCTCACGGCCTTCTAAACCAGACATATCAATAACATGTACAATTACACGTGTACGCTCGATATGACGTAAGAATTGGTGTCCAAGTCCAACGCCAGCATGTGCGCCTTCAATTAGTCCAGGAAGGTCAGCCATCACGAAGCTGCGG includes:
- a CDS encoding response regulator transcription factor, with the translated sequence MYKILIVEDDEKIAGILEEHLERYGYQSFRASDLRHIKDEFVKVNPHLVLLDINLPYFDGFYWCRQIRTVSNAPIIFVSARTGEMDQVMAIENGGDDYITKPFHLDIVMAKVKSALRRGYGEYASAAESDCLGVNGLLLFPSQHIVEWQGQQTELTKNEFYLLECLMKQVNQYVTREELLEALWDEVAFVDDNTLTVNVKRVRKKLEELGIKNAIVTKRGYGYALLTEWGEGHEG
- the obgE gene encoding GTPase ObgE, with amino-acid sequence MFVDQVKIYVKGGDGGNGMVAYRREKYVPKGGPAGGDGGKGADVVFVVEEGLRTLMDFRYQRHFKADRGQHGMSKGQHGRKSEDLIVKVPPGTIVKDEKTGQILADLVTHEQTAVIARGGRGGRGNSRFATATNPAPEIAENGEPGQERDVILELKVLADVGLVGFPSVGKSTLLSVVSSARPKIAEYHFTTIVPNLGVVETGDNRSFVMADLPGLIEGAHAGVGLGHQFLRHIERTRVIVHVIDMSGLEGREPYEDYVTINNELKEYNMRLTERPQVVVANKMDMPDAEENLQAFKEKVGDEVKIFPISAVTKQGVRDLLFEVANLLETTPEFPMYDVVEESEASVMYKFDAESLKFEITRESDGTFVISGYDIEKTFKMTDFSRDESIRRFARQMRGMGIDEALRARGAKDGDIVKILEYEFEFID